The DNA sequence CCAGCCCCGCCATCAGGCCCGACTTGGTCACGGTCCCCGGCGACCAGCTCTTGGCGTTGCCCAGCAGGCGCAGGGTGCGCTCGTAGCGCGCGCCGGAGCGCACCACGCGATACAGCCGCGGCACGGTCTCGGTGTTGTGGTTGAGCACGTCGGGCGCGGCTTCGAGCACCGCGCGCAGCGAGGTTTCGTCGCCCTGGAAGTCAGGGATGAGGACCTCGACGCGGCATCCCGGCGCCTGGCGGCGGATTTCGCGAATCGTTTCGGCGAAGATGCGCGCGCCGCCCAGGTTGTCGTCGTCACGGTTCACGCTGGTCACGACGGCATGCTTCAGCCCGAGCGTGGCCACGGCCTCGGCGACGCGGCGCGGCTCGTCCCAATCAATCGGCTCAGGATGTCCCTTGGGAACGGCGCAGAAGCCGCAGCGCCGCGTGCACACGTTGCCCAGCAGCATGAAGGTCGCCGTCTTGTGGTTCCAGCACTCGCCGATGTTGGGACACTGCGCCGACTCGCAGACGGTGTGCAGCCCGAGTCCGCGGGCCAGCTTTTTCAGCTCGTGGTAGTTGTCGCCCATGGGCGCGCGCGCCCGCAGCCAGGCCGGTTTGGGCATGGGGCGGCGCGGAGCGACGTCAATCTGCACGAGTTCCGGGAACGTGGACATCAGCTCTTTCCATTCTACCCGGGTCTTCCTCATACATCCCGAGCGAAGCGAGGGAGCCATACCTGGCCCGTGAGTATTGGGCAAGCTTATGGATCCCTCGTTCCGCTCGGGATGTAAATCAAAGCGTCTTCAAATACGCGATCAGCGCTTTCAAGTCCGCGTCGTTCACTTGGGTTCCCGGCATCATGCGCTTCCCGTTCACGATCACCTCGGCAACACACTCATCGTTCAGCGGCGTGCCGCTGGGCATGACCGGGCGCGAGTAGAGGCCCTTGAGCGGAAACCCCTGGCGCTTGTCGCTCGTGTACGACTCATGGCAGCGCAGGCAGCGCGCGTTGAAGACCTGCCGTCCGCGCGCCTGTTCGGCGGTGAGGCCGAGTTGCGCGTCGGTCATCTTGTATTTTTCCTCGCCGGCGGAGCGGCAGGCGATGGCAGCAAGCAATACAGTCACCGAGAGCAGACTCAGAACCTTCATCGTTGGTTGATTGTACGGGTGGCCCTTAGATTTTCGTCCCGAGCATAGCGAGGGAGCCATACGTCACCTGCGAATAGCGGGCGAGAGTATGGCTCCCTCGTCGCTGCGCTCCTCGGGATGTTTTGGACGAGCGGCGGTATCATGATTCCCAGCGCCTAAGTCATGCCGGTCGCGGTCAAGCGCGTGTACGAAAAGCCGTCGGTTACCGACGGCGCGCGCGTCCTCGTCGACCGGTTATGGCCGCGCGGCCTCAGCAAGACGGCGGCGAAGGTGGACCTGTGGCTGCGCGACCTGGCGCCCTCGAACCAACTGCGCCGATGGTTCCACGCGCGGCCGTCGCAGTGGACGGCATTCCGCAAGCGCTATTTCGCCGAGCTGGCCGAGCAGCCGGCCGCCGCCGCCCTCAACGAGCTCTACAGCCTTGTCGCGCGTCGCAAACAGGTCACGCTCCTCTACGCGTCGAAGAACACGGAGCAGAACAACGCCACCGTGCTGCGCGACCTGCTGAACGGCATGCGCAAGCCGCCCTCGGGATCGGGGCCGGCGGCGGCGGCGCGGGTGGCAAAGCGCGCGGTACGGAAGCGTTAGGGGCAGTCTGTCAGTCGGTCGGCCTGTCACAGTTCTCAGTTCTCGGTTCTCAGTTCTCAGCGTTCCGCTCTCAGCAGTAACTGAGAACCGGGAACCGAGAACTGAGAACTAGCTTCATGATCCTCCGCCCTATTCCGCCCGCGGCGCCCGCCGGCGACGCCTTCGTTCCCGCCTGGGAAGCGATTCTGCGCACCCAACAGCAGGAGGCGCCCGACTACTGGATGATCGCGCAGCCCGATCACGCGCAGCTCGCGGGCGAAATCGCAGCGGCCCTGAAAGCCGACTGGCTGCCGCCGCTCTCGGCCGAGGCCATTGCCGGCATCGCGGCGCACGACGCCGGCTGGGCCGCGGTGGACGAGCGCTTGATGCGCGAAGCGGCCGGACCCGGCCACCGTCCGGTTCCGTTCTTGAGCGTTGCCCCCGAGGACGCTTCCGCAGTGGGACTCGGATCCATCGAACGCGCCGAACAACTCTCCCCGCTCGGCGGCCTGCTGGTGAGCCTGCACTTTTCGCGCCTGGCGCAATACCGGCTGGAAGGCTTTGGCGGCCTGCTCCACGATCCGCCCCACGTTCAGCAACGGTTGCGTGAATTTCTCCAGCGGGAAAGTCAGCGCCGCGCGCGGCTGGCGCCCCTCCAGCCGCATTCGCCCGATGAGATCGAGCGGCTCACCGACGTGCTGCAACTCTGCGACCTGATCTCGCTCTACGTGTGCTGCGGAACGCGCGAGAGCATTGCGCTGCCGCAGGAGTTCGGCTCGGTGCGGCCACGGATCGTGGCGAGCCCACCCTCCGCCAAACTCGGGCGGAAGGGTGGGGCACCCTCAGCTTGCCGGATTGAGCCGACCGCGCTGGCGCGTCCGCTGGAGCTGCGCGTCAGGGCGACGCGATGGAGCGATGGAACGGAAGAGAACATGGCTGTTGTGACCTTGACCCTGATCGTGTAAGGCCCTTCCTGCGACGGTTGACCAACAACGACGGCCAGACGCACCGACGGTGGAAACGCCGCGAACGGCTTCCCGTCGATGTCTTCGGGCAGAATTGCTTTGAAAACGGCCTGGCCCGGCTGATGACGTGGAGCTGCACTCGTTGCTTCGCTTATTACTGCCATTCGCTTAGGTGACATAAGGGCCTCGTTCGCAAGGGGCCGATTCACGGCGTAGTGGAAGGGTTGCGCGGGGTTGGGCCTAGCGAGGTTAATTTACGGAGCTGGCTCATGCTGCTGGGAGGTTGCTGCGCTCATAACCAGCCTAGCCCACGCGCAGCACGCTGACCGCCTCGCCGGCAGCGATGTGATCGCGGTCGGGCGGGACGACCACGAAGCAGTTGGCGCGCGCCGTCCCGGCCACGTCGCCCGAGCCTTTCCACGCGGCCAGGCGCACTTCGGCGCCGTCGAATTCGCCGGAGAGCACAGCGGGAAGGAAGCGCGTCAGGCCGGTCTTTGTCCTGATGTCGGCGCCGAGCTTCGCCTGCACGAACGCCAGCGGCGAGACGCAGGCGCCGGCGAGCGCTTCCAGCATCGGCCGGACGAACAGTTCGAACGTCACCAGCGTTGACGTTGGGTTCCCGGGCAGGCCAAAGAAGTATGTGGGCTGGGCGCCGGGATTGCGGCGCGCGCGTCCGAAGAGAATTGGACGGCCGGGCTGGATTTCGGCGCCGGTGAAAAAGATCTCCGCGCCGAACTTTTCCAGCACTGGTTCGACCAGGTCGTACTTGCCCGCCGAGACGCCGCCGGAGAGCAGCAGCAGGTCGTAGGCGAGTCCCTGCTCGGCCAGGTGGCGCAGCGTGCCGGCTTCGTCGGGCGCGATGGGCAAGAGCACCGGCTCACCACCGGCCTGCGTGACCTGTGCCGCCAGCGAGTAGCTGTTGGAGTTGCGGATCTGCGCCGCGCCGGGCTGCGCGGCCACGTCCACAATCTCATCGCCGGTGGCGAGGATGGCGACGAGCGGCCGCGCGAACACACGCAGCTCGGCCTTTCCCACCGAAGCCGCGGCGGCGATGGCGGCCGCGTCGAGGCGCGCGCCGGGTTCGAGCAAGACTTGTCCGTGGCGCGCCTCCGAACCCGGCGGAACAATGTTCTCGCCCGGCTTCACCGCGCGCCGGACTTCCACCGTGGCGCCCTCGCGCGCGGTGTACTCCACCATCACGATGGCGTCGGCGCCAACTGGAGCGGGCGCTCCGGTCATGATCTCGGCGGCTTCGCCGGCGCTCACCTTGATGTTCGCTGCTTCCGCGCCGGCGCGGATCTCGCCGACCACGCGCAACTTCGCGGGAAGCGTGGCGAGATCGGCGGCGCGCAACGCGTAGCCGTCGCGCGTGGCGCGTGAAAATGGCGGCAGATCGCGATCGGCGGTGACCCGCTCGGCCAAAATGCGGCGCGGCGCGGCCAGCAGGTCGCAGACTTCGGTGTCCACCGGCCCGCGCTGCGCGCGCGCCTGCTCTTCCACGGCATGGCGCGCGTCGGCAAAGCTCAAAATGCCGGGCATGAGTGGATTGTAGCGAAGACGGGTCGCTGGCGCGGCGCCGAGGGCGCGACGCCGGCGGTCGTTGCATTCCATCGGCGGGTTGGTCGTGCCGGCGCCGCGGACGAGGGCGTCTGGCGCTATGCGAGTGGTGGTCGCACAAACGAAAAACGCGGGCAGAACGCCCGCGTTCGTCGAAGACCCGGCACCTAGCAACCTATGTCTCTGCCCGTGCTGCTTCTACTTCCCTTTCGGCTTCCTGCTGGTGTTGCCGAAGCTGGTCTGCACGGTCTGGCCCATGGAATCGAGCAGCGTCTTGGCGTCGGCGGCGAACGGTCCCTGCGGCTGCAGCTCGAGATACTTC is a window from the Terriglobales bacterium genome containing:
- the lipA gene encoding lipoyl synthase — translated: MSTFPELVQIDVAPRRPMPKPAWLRARAPMGDNYHELKKLARGLGLHTVCESAQCPNIGECWNHKTATFMLLGNVCTRRCGFCAVPKGHPEPIDWDEPRRVAEAVATLGLKHAVVTSVNRDDDNLGGARIFAETIREIRRQAPGCRVEVLIPDFQGDETSLRAVLEAAPDVLNHNTETVPRLYRVVRSGARYERTLRLLGNAKSWSPGTVTKSGLMAGLGETTSELIDVFRDLAREQVDILTVGQYLRPSRDHLPIARYYTPEEFAFMKEEAERMGFRHVESGPLVRSSYHAHEQAGVAAGA
- a CDS encoding cytochrome c encodes the protein MKVLSLLSVTVLLAAIACRSAGEEKYKMTDAQLGLTAEQARGRQVFNARCLRCHESYTSDKRQGFPLKGLYSRPVMPSGTPLNDECVAEVIVNGKRMMPGTQVNDADLKALIAYLKTL
- a CDS encoding DUF488 family protein; the protein is MPVAVKRVYEKPSVTDGARVLVDRLWPRGLSKTAAKVDLWLRDLAPSNQLRRWFHARPSQWTAFRKRYFAELAEQPAAAALNELYSLVARRKQVTLLYASKNTEQNNATVLRDLLNGMRKPPSGSGPAAAARVAKRAVRKR
- a CDS encoding DUF3891 family protein, with the translated sequence MILRPIPPAAPAGDAFVPAWEAILRTQQQEAPDYWMIAQPDHAQLAGEIAAALKADWLPPLSAEAIAGIAAHDAGWAAVDERLMREAAGPGHRPVPFLSVAPEDASAVGLGSIERAEQLSPLGGLLVSLHFSRLAQYRLEGFGGLLHDPPHVQQRLREFLQRESQRRARLAPLQPHSPDEIERLTDVLQLCDLISLYVCCGTRESIALPQEFGSVRPRIVASPPSAKLGRKGGAPSACRIEPTALARPLELRVRATRWSDGTEENMAVVTLTLIV
- the glp gene encoding gephyrin-like molybdotransferase Glp — its product is MPGILSFADARHAVEEQARAQRGPVDTEVCDLLAAPRRILAERVTADRDLPPFSRATRDGYALRAADLATLPAKLRVVGEIRAGAEAANIKVSAGEAAEIMTGAPAPVGADAIVMVEYTAREGATVEVRRAVKPGENIVPPGSEARHGQVLLEPGARLDAAAIAAAASVGKAELRVFARPLVAILATGDEIVDVAAQPGAAQIRNSNSYSLAAQVTQAGGEPVLLPIAPDEAGTLRHLAEQGLAYDLLLLSGGVSAGKYDLVEPVLEKFGAEIFFTGAEIQPGRPILFGRARRNPGAQPTYFFGLPGNPTSTLVTFELFVRPMLEALAGACVSPLAFVQAKLGADIRTKTGLTRFLPAVLSGEFDGAEVRLAAWKGSGDVAGTARANCFVVVPPDRDHIAAGEAVSVLRVG